Genomic window (Bradysia coprophila strain Holo2 chromosome X unlocalized genomic scaffold, BU_Bcop_v1 contig_98, whole genome shotgun sequence):
aaattttctttataaaatatttcgatgctCATCGGTTTGACGTCTCTACTACACGCATTTTACTGAGATCTATTGTATCTTTTGTGTTTACCACAATAGCTCAAACGGATTCTGTTTGACTAGATACAGCtgcttcaataaaaaaatcttttctgtAAGTTGTTCCGGTTTTATGAAAATGCAAAACGATTTGTTTGTATATAGGAAGTCACAGATACCGGTCTAAGTTGATGACCTTGAGAAATTCGAATATATTTGACCTTAAAATCTTGTACAGGATTAGGAAGTGTACATAACTAAATAACTATGCTAAATCTATTGAATATTCAGTACAGTTCCTAAGACGATTGAATCAGCCGTGGTAGatgtttttgcattttgtttttacaatGAAAGCATTCAGCCAACCAAAAGCTCGGACATAGttcagaagaatttttttttctgtgttgaCACCTGCTACACACGACATAACCAGGCAGCTTTCTAGCTATATACTtctaatataaaataatttgacctcctaattttgtaaacaatatgTATGCGGTTGCCAGAAGCCTTTGAAGGTTCGATTATCGATCTATTGgcacaaaaaatataaattcctCCGAAAAGTCAATAttacaatttcgaaaataacccaattCAATAGCGTTGCCGTTCGAAGCGTTGAGGCTGTGGAtacaaattgttttaataTAAACTTAGCATAGTTTTCGAACAGTTGAGGTTGCGGGTACAACTGTTTTAAAAGCTAACACAGTTGAGGCTGCAGGCCACAATATTGTGTTGTTATAACTGGAACACACGCTCAAAAAACGTTCAAAACGTCGAACATCAATGTGactgaaaatattattaatagaAGGCAAACCAGAATAACTATGAACGTTTTGCTCCTAACTTCTGAGTCGATCAATTATTTCGCAAAACTCAATATTGCCGCAGCAGTGTAAAGTCGCAGCAGTCGATTTTGACCTTACATAGGTATGGCTTTGATTTTGGTGCGAAACGCTTACTAATAAAAATACATGAAACGAATACGTAAACGATTATAACGGGAATGTATTTTCGTCGtctgctcctgcctggtttattttactctgtcgtgatatTGCCaatagaaaacaaaagtcCCACGACTCACTGGCAAATACATTTGATAATCATTTGAAGATATTGAAGGCTACAAGTCTCGGATCAACACGTCAGTACATATAGGCAGTCTCAAATAATACTTTATTCTTCGCTTATACCGTACTCTTTATTAAGTACTAATCTGTATAAAAAAAGTCACACTTTCGCTGTAGAAAATCCGAGatagattttcaaaatgttggcTGATGCCATACAACCTTTCCGCCCAGGCATCCCGTAACAACAAGTGAATGTCTCGGACTAAATTTGGTACTAACGACGATATCGGAATggcatttaatgaatttgattTCAGTTAGCATTTGTGCTTTATGATTTTCAGGTAGAGCATTCGGTATTTCCGTACACGTGTCCGAGAATGCCAGCAAACGAAATCCCATTCCATGCGGTGAACCGATAATCCGTCCATCCGACGAGAAACACAATTCCTTGATGAAACCTTTGCCCCGGTTCGGCTCTTGGATAAAGTACAGCATTCGTTTCTCATTTTGCGACATGATCATCATGTCGTGGAACGGTTTCTGATTGTCGACGCCGGTCTCATCGGACGATGTGTCGTTATGGTCTAACAGCCGTACCGGTAGCACACCGCTTCGAATGCCATAAATACCGTAAACATTTGTCGTGCCCACGCCGGTCGTACTGCGTCTTCGCAAACCTAGAGCTCTTTCGCGAAAAGTCATTTCAGCTGCCCAAATGTCAGGATGGTGTAACGGTTCGATTTCAGCCGGTACATTCCGCGGCGGTTGTGTCACACGCGGTCCATCCTCATCGCTGCTGGTTGAACTACTCTCACCAACCAAATTGTTTTCGTTCAAATTGCTGGACAAATCCTCGTCGTCGACATTTGCCCATTCCTGAATGTCATGGACGCAAGTCCATTCCGAGGTTTCATCGTAGCTAATATTTCGACTAAGGGCACACCATCCTTGCGGGTGAATCTGTTTTGATGGACGTAGAATTGAGCATCAATAGAAATCACTTTAATGTTGGGAAAATCTTTCACTGACCTGAAGTGAACTTATAACTTCTGCATCATTTTCACGCGGAAAATCGCTTATAAGCTCAACTCTGTTTCTTTGTACAGACTTGGAAAATAAGTGTTTGAAACTGGCAGCATACGGAATTAACTGTCGTCCTAGTTGCATCAGTCGATGAATATTTGGCTGGAAAatttggataaaaaaaaaatcaacggaTCACACAACTGCTTACTCGAATACAATTTGGAATATTAGAAACTTTGGACGTTTGTTATTCTACGCTCAAAGTTCGGTGTGGCAAGTCAATTCGTTATCGTAGGATGTCATTGATTTTATTACTTACCCTAAATCCATGTAAGTCCTTGGCTAACATTTGCAAATCCAGATTATGCACAATAATCAAATATCCACCAGTCGTACAGATGACCAGCTTACTGGCATCCGGACTTATACGACATCGCATCAATCCAGCGGtgtgaaatactttttgatatgtgtaGCCCTGTTCGGTACTGGAATTTATGTCCCACGTGAAAATGCTTCCATCAAAACCTGAGGTGACGAGCAAATTGTCTTTCTTTGAATATTCTATGTTCTTCACCCAATTCAAATGGCCATGCAGTGAACGAACTTTCGATTTGAGATTCCTCGTATCCCATAGAGCTACCGTAGAATCATCACTGCATGTTGCGAACAGACGACCGTCAATGAACCTAAACAAATCGACGAATATTGTGGCAAAGGTGATCGGATAAGcaatttaggtttttttttcttacttgACGCAGTTGACACAATCGGAGTGAGCATTTGGGATAGAATTTGTTTTGCGATTTGTTATCGGGTCGAATAGCACGACCGATTTCTTTTCACATGCAGCGACTAGCAATGATCTGAAATGCGGACAGACCGAATTACAATTGATTCGGAAGTAACGCAATTCCGCATGAAACCCGAATTGATCAAATTGACCTACCCATCTGgagaaaattctaaattataaACGCCACCGTGTTCGGACGACGGGTCTGTCCAATTGTTGTATGGTTCAATGGAcgaataaattgatttatgaATGGTGTCCTCTTCGCCGAtgtgtttatttatgtttccTTGTTCCCGTTTATTTAACCAAGAAAATATAGTCATTGCCTTCGGGGTTTCGATAAGACAAAGATGTCTTTAGGTACAATCTACACAATTATATCACATGCAAAGGATTtagaaatggaaattcattTCTAAACAAAGAGATCGGTGTATAAGTTGAggtaaaattaattataaaatatgcaaatttctacgattttataaaactttttttggccAACAAAATAACTAAACAGATTGCACACATGAAAATGAGATTTGAGCCGATtctattttatgtcaaaaaacgtcataaaaagagaaaaattatggTAGCGGCGGCGGCATGTATCACGCCATCAGTGCACCTATGTCTTAATGTTTTGCACGAAGACAATGGTGCAAAACATTAAGGTGAAACGATCGGTTTTAATGTTTTGCCCCATTGTCTTcgtgcaaaacattaaaagaaATCGATATATTTAATCGATACCAAAAGCAGCAGCGagatgtgtttttttataGCGATGTGTTAAAGTCACAATGTCGCCactacgaaaaaaataaaaattctatttcattTCCTCTGGAAGcagaatatgaaaaatattcaaaaaggtTCAAGCGAATTTCCTTATTGGAAATCAATAGATTGtacttgaaaaatttgttattttgaccggtgtcaaaatagaaattttccaaacaaacATTAACTTATACATACTGGCTGAAGGGAGCTTTAAATCTTATTTTCAGTACCCAACACTAATGTAGGAAAAAGTATGAACGAAATTAAGGTGTGTCCAACAAAAGCCTCGTACTTAGaccaatatttttaatatttttgctttttgtttttgatataATTGTTCTAACATTCAGAGGCGTTAGTAGGAAATCGgccatttattttttaagttaaaaacaaggcttaattaagagggcaactATCAAAAGCTTAACGCATACATGCATTGGTggaaaattatacgaaatatgtatcttatacaaactgatgttggggccacatttcgttgtaaaaatttcctctctaggtataattactcttagggTCGGACTCAGGTCAAAAATGCATCGGTTAAAAATTGACCTTATCTTGTTTTTGACCTGGTGATTTAAGTCGACCTGGATTTGCTGCTTGTGTAATAAGAAAACGAAAGATAAGTTCCAGCAAGTAGTAATATTTATTTAGTAATTGACTAGACACCCTCAAAGGAATTTCCGCAatatccggtaaataattgtaatgCCATTACAAGGAATTGACTGTAAATACGCGGAATTGGATAATAGATCGACAAAAAGTACCTGGGAATTCAAAACAATactatttcctttttgttttaattgtaaaatcttCCGCGcaatacagtgaacgacatctcaaatgtctcactgtcatttttttcagagaatgtcattgtgaatttgcaatgacacaataaaattctcagaaaaatttgcagggagacatttgagatgtcgttcactgtacttaaAAGCGTACAGTTTTAATCTGTTCCATTTTAGAATAAGTCCAACGTActttatgttcaaaaaaatgCAGACTCAAGGTTAAATAGTATACTTTTTTGATAAGGCAATTATTGTCATTTCCGAATAAAGCGCTAATATCGAAGAAATGTATTGTACGTAATGGTTCTAATAAAATGAGTCACAAATACGGGAAGCTACAACATAgctgttccaaattttagttAGCCTGACGATTCTTTTTTCAGAATGCTTAAGCGTTTCAGAATGATCTGTTCATTTCAAAACGCCTGCCTCATAAGCACATTAGCGTTCAAAACGTCTATAGAAAAGCGTTTCAAAATGATCTGTTCATTTCCAAACGTCTATTGAGAAGCGTTGCAAAATGATCTCTTCATTCACGGCACTGCTACTAGCGTAGCAGAGCTGTGCTTCATTTCAAATCGAGTATAAAAAAGCGTTTCAGCATGATCTGTTCACACACTTTTATCGTGAGTCACCAACTATTTCGCACGAGAAAACATGCCGCAATGGAATTGAATAACAACGcataatatttcgaaaattcgtggagGAAAAATTAATGAACCTAAGAGCAACataattcgaaataaaattaaaactccCTAACATTGTCATATTGGAGTTGCGGGAAACGACGAATATGTATCAAGAAACACAGAAAAACAAGCTGCggttttacttaaaaatcatttgtcgaagccaaacaaaattcattgttgactgtttcaactttttatctgCAATTTTACTTTATCGCCACTCCCTAAAATCAGTAACAACACATACCTGACGTAGGAACCAAGGGTGTATGTAAACTAGAGTAAATTCACTCAGATCAACGCAATACAAAATAAGAGACTttttgaccgttaaaaaatctgttcttgtggattcttggagtgcgttgctCAGATACATTAACGCGTACCAGAACGCGTCCCAAAGAGAGGGTATCTAGCATTTTTAGCGTATACATCTCACCAAACTGTcgttgaatcaaatttaatccaCAAAACAACTCAATGTAAGTCcgaatacaaattttatttaccacAAActtataaaattgataaattaattccaaaataaattatttctatGGAGAATTATTTTGAATCCGCTTCCATTTCATACGTCTGTTCTGGAACCAAACTTTTACCTAAAACACAATCATTTACAATTTCTGtcttctcattacatttcaagaatatttttcattacCTGCCGTTCGGTCAATTCTAATGCAACCGCGATTTCGTATCGTCGCAACCGTGAGAGGTAGTTCGAATGATTGAATTCGGCTTCAAGTTCCTGAACTTGTAGTTTTGTGAACGCCGTACGTTCCTTGCGATTACTGGGATAATTATGAGGTTGAACTGGATTGCTGGCATTGCCTtaaattatcataaaatttcTCGTCATATTATGTCATGTATGTTCGCAGACTAACCTACACATTGTCACACATTGTCACACATTGTCACATTGTGACAGAGCTATATCAGTAATTATGTTTCGAATTTATTGTGAGACCTCATGAGGTACACAATAGTGAAGTGAAGGGTATACTTCATAAGGCAAACATTTATGCAAACTAGGCACGAAAAAAGATAGCTCAATTATTTTACAATAGCTCAATTCCCGGctcaatttattgtaaaattcggataaaagtA
Coding sequences:
- the LOC119070579 gene encoding DDB1- and CUL4-associated factor 10 homolog — protein: MTIFSWLNKREQGNINKHIGEEDTIHKSIYSSIEPYNNWTDPSSEHGGVYNLEFSPDGSLLVAACEKKSVVLFDPITNRKTNSIPNAHSDCVNCVKFIDGRLFATCSDDSTVALWDTRNLKSKVRSLHGHLNWVKNIEYSKKDNLLVTSGFDGSIFTWDINSSTEQGYTYQKVFHTAGLMRCRISPDASKLVICTTGGYLIIVHNLDLQMLAKDLHGFRPNIHRLMQLGRQLIPYAASFKHLFSKSVQRNRVELISDFPRENDAEVISSLQIHPQGWCALSRNISYDETSEWTCVHDIQEWANVDDEDLSSNLNENNLVGESSSTSSDEDGPRVTQPPRNVPAEIEPLHHPDIWAAEMTFRERALGLRRRSTTGVGTTNVYGIYGIRSGVLPVRLLDHNDTSSDETGVDNQKPFHDMMIMSQNEKRMLYFIQEPNRGKGFIKELCFSSDGRIIGSPHGMGFRLLAFSDTCTEIPNALPENHKAQMLTEIKFIKCHSDIVVSTKFSPRHSLVVTGCLGGKVVWHQPTF